The following proteins are encoded in a genomic region of Arthrobacter jiangjiafuii:
- a CDS encoding DAK2 domain-containing protein, whose protein sequence is MSNAEVSLGNHSDRLNAINIFPVADGDTGTNLYLTLRAASRAASEADTADIGELLAIAGRAAMEDARGNSGTLISVFLTAMAEPLQGNTRLSAPLLATALERAQLRSWSVLSDPVPGTMLSVLEEAARAAMDTEAAQAGDDSNVGLAATLRTMMDAALAAVVHTELQLDALTQAKVVDAGGVGFLLVLDAMRAAALGEELQEELLDGLHGYDVQAPHIHSDMPRMEGVEVMCLINLSPLDAATLRLQLDELGDSVIMSAVNAVEDGYRWRVHVHTPDAGSAIDLLRTVGEPTNLTITELSADGHETNEIPEGSGIHEAHEV, encoded by the coding sequence TTGAGTAACGCCGAAGTCTCCCTGGGCAACCACAGCGACCGTCTCAACGCGATCAACATCTTCCCCGTAGCCGACGGCGACACCGGCACCAATCTCTACCTCACCCTTCGGGCCGCGTCCCGCGCCGCCTCCGAAGCCGACACCGCTGACATCGGTGAACTCCTGGCCATTGCCGGCCGCGCCGCCATGGAAGATGCCCGCGGCAACTCCGGCACCCTGATCTCGGTCTTCCTGACCGCCATGGCCGAACCGCTGCAGGGCAACACCCGGCTCTCCGCGCCGCTGCTGGCCACGGCACTGGAGCGCGCCCAGCTGCGGTCCTGGTCGGTTCTCAGCGACCCGGTTCCGGGAACCATGCTTTCGGTGCTGGAGGAAGCCGCCCGCGCCGCCATGGACACCGAAGCCGCGCAGGCCGGCGATGATTCCAACGTTGGCCTGGCCGCCACCCTGCGCACCATGATGGACGCGGCCCTGGCCGCCGTCGTGCACACCGAACTCCAGCTGGACGCGCTCACCCAGGCCAAAGTAGTGGACGCCGGAGGGGTGGGCTTCCTGCTCGTCCTGGACGCCATGCGCGCCGCGGCGCTCGGCGAGGAGCTGCAGGAGGAACTGCTGGACGGCCTGCACGGCTACGACGTCCAGGCACCGCACATCCACAGCGACATGCCCCGGATGGAGGGCGTAGAGGTCATGTGCCTCATCAACCTGAGCCCGCTGGATGCTGCCACCCTGCGCCTGCAGCTCGATGAGCTGGGGGACTCGGTGATCATGAGCGCGGTCAACGCAGTGGAGGACGGCTACCGCTGGCGGGTGCACGTGCACACGCCCGACGCCGGTTCCGCCATCGACCTGCTGCGCACCGTCGGCGAACCCACCAACCTCACCATCACCGAACTCTCCGCCGACGGGCACGAGACCAACGAGATTCCCGAGGGCAGCGGAATCCACGAGGCCCATGAAGTCTAA
- the wecB gene encoding non-hydrolyzing UDP-N-acetylglucosamine 2-epimerase: protein MPVVMPIYGTRPEAIKMAPIVAELKKSKVLDCFVTVTGQHRSMLDQVNNLFGIEPDHDLNIFEPGQSLNGILARTIDGLEKLFSVNRPDAVIVQGDTTTSTAAAMAAFYHGIPVVHVEAGLRSGNPSSPFPEEGNRKITSQIASLHLAPTEGSRRNLLAENINPADIVVTGNTVIDALLATVEKNVPFSDPDLEELAASDQRVLLVTTHRRENQGETMQGIGRALARIALAEPDLTIVLPVHSNPLVRKAVLPHLDGLANVLVTEPLEYGEFTRLLSLAHIVLTDSGGVQEEAPSLGVPVLVMRANTERPEAVQAGVVKLIGTDEDRIVSEVERLLHDRDSFHSMSEAMNPYGDGTAAARSVAAIQRLTCGASNNLPNSTRF, encoded by the coding sequence TTGCCTGTTGTTATGCCCATTTACGGGACGCGTCCTGAAGCTATAAAAATGGCGCCCATCGTGGCGGAGCTAAAGAAATCAAAAGTGCTGGACTGCTTCGTGACGGTCACCGGGCAGCACCGTTCCATGCTAGATCAGGTCAACAACCTCTTCGGAATCGAACCCGACCACGACCTGAACATTTTCGAACCCGGGCAGTCCCTGAACGGCATCCTTGCCCGAACCATCGACGGCTTGGAGAAGCTCTTTAGCGTTAACCGGCCGGACGCCGTCATTGTTCAGGGTGACACCACCACCTCCACCGCCGCTGCCATGGCTGCGTTCTACCACGGCATCCCGGTGGTGCATGTTGAAGCCGGGTTGCGAAGTGGAAACCCATCCTCCCCCTTCCCAGAGGAAGGCAACCGCAAGATTACGTCACAGATTGCTTCCCTGCATCTGGCGCCGACTGAGGGAAGCCGGCGGAACCTGTTAGCCGAGAACATCAATCCAGCTGACATTGTGGTCACTGGAAACACCGTTATCGACGCGCTCTTGGCGACCGTGGAGAAGAATGTTCCGTTTTCGGACCCCGATCTTGAGGAACTCGCGGCTTCCGACCAGCGGGTCCTGCTGGTGACCACGCATCGCCGTGAGAACCAAGGCGAGACCATGCAAGGAATCGGCCGCGCGCTGGCCCGCATTGCCCTCGCCGAACCTGATCTGACGATTGTCCTCCCCGTTCACAGCAATCCGTTGGTCCGGAAGGCCGTACTGCCACACTTGGACGGGCTGGCTAACGTTCTTGTTACTGAACCGTTGGAATACGGCGAGTTCACCCGGCTATTATCCCTAGCCCACATCGTCCTGACCGATTCCGGAGGGGTCCAGGAAGAAGCCCCCAGCCTGGGTGTACCGGTACTTGTTATGCGGGCAAACACCGAGCGGCCGGAAGCTGTGCAAGCCGGCGTCGTGAAACTCATCGGCACGGATGAAGACCGCATCGTTTCCGAAGTGGAGCGCTTGCTGCACGACCGGGATTCCTTCCACTCCATGTCCGAGGCGATGAATCCCTATGGGGATGGTACGGCTGCTGCACGTAGCGTAGCGGCTATTCAGCGACTCACTTGCGGTGCCAGCAACAATCTCCCCAATTCAACTCGTTTCTAA